The Streptomyces sp. NBC_00306 sequence CCCGTCGCCGCGGACCGTCCGGGGTTCCTGGGCACCAGCGGCTTCGGCGGGCTCGACAACGTGAGTGTGCTCGACCGCTGGGAGGGGGAAGCCGCCCGCTGGGCCGGGCGCACCGGCGGCAGCGTGGTGGAGTTGCACGGATATGCCGTCGACGAGGGGACGGACCGGCTGCGGATGCAGGAGCGGTTGGTCGGCCAGCTGCACGAGGTCTACCCGGAGACGCGCGAGGCCGAGGTCGTCGACGCCCGCCACGAGTGGCGCGCGGACTGCCCGATGTTCCCGGTCGGGGGGTATCTCACGCGCCCGGCCGTCCGTACGCCCCATCCCTCCCTGGTGATGGCGGGAGACATCGTGCGTACGGATCTGCCGGTGGCTCTCATGGAACGGGCCGCCACCACCGGCTTCCTCGCGGCCAACGCCCTGTTGGAGCGGTGGGGTGTACGGGGGCATCCGCTGTGGACGGTGCCGCGCGAAGGCCGGTCCCGGACATTGCGCACGCTGGCGTCCCTGAGCCGTTCCTGAGCCGTTCGCCTTCGGGGGGCGACGCCGTCTCCCGTCGTCCGCTCCGAGCCGTACTCCTGACCGCCGCGAGCCACCGGCGGCCAGGAGCCCGTGGGGCCCTGCCTCGCAGGGTCAGCCGGGGAAGCGGCCGGAGCTGCGCAACTGCCGACGCCGCTCCGCGTAGGCGAGATCGTCACGCCACAACCGCCCGGCGGCCCAGCGCATCAGTGGCCGCAGTGCGGGAGCGGCGGCGCGTGCTCCGACGAATCCGGGACGGTCCGAGATGGCGACGACGGCCTCGACCACGGCGGTCCGGGGTACGCCGCGGTCGTCGGTCCCCAGCGGGGTTGCGTGCGTCTCGACGACGGACCCGACTCCCTCGCCGTCGGTGATGTGCATGACGACGGTCCGGGGCTCGGGCGCGGTGAACGCGGCCCGCACCGGCACCACCAGGCGTCCGGCCACCTTGAAGGAGACATCGACGACGAAGGCATCGTCCGTGTCCGCCCCGTCACCCCCCTCCGGCCCCTCCGGGACACTCACCACCGTCAGATCGACGAACGAGTACGGGTGGAACCACGAGCCGTGCCAGGGGTCGAGCCTGTTGGCGACGACGTCCTCGGGCTCGCAGCGCCCCACCGCGGTGAACACCGCGTCCAGCGCGCCCCGTTCCGGCCGCCGCGGCACGACGGGCCGGTCCAGCGGCGTCTCCCCGCCGAGCGCGTCGAGGCGGACCCAGGCCAGCACTCCGTCGTCGTACGCCGGAAACGGCTCCCAGCCGGCGAACGGGCCGCCGTCCAGGGACAGACCGTGCCAGTGGCAGACCACCGTGCCGCAGACGACCCGGCTGTCGCGCAGCGGAGCCCCGAGGTGCGGGCAGGCACCCGGGCCCGCCCGGAGTTCGCCGGTCCCGGAGCGCCACGCGACGATCTCCACGCCGCCCACGGTCCGTCCGAACGGCCGGGGGCCGGAGCCGATGTCGCGCGAAGCACCGATGACGTACCAGTTGCCGGAGGGCCGGGCCGCGGCGCGTTTGAGCGCGCCCGCGATCAGCGCGGGGCGGGCCGCCTGCCAGGTCGGCTGCTGCTTCTCCCACGAGACGCGGGGGCGCATCGTCAGGGGAAGGCACCGGCGCCACCGGCCTGTGCGGTCCTTCATCGGGGACGCTCCTCTCGTCCGGCGTCCGCGCCGGGGCCCGACACCGTGACAGGGGCGCCGGCCCGGGGCCGGACACCCGCGGGTGTCCGGGTGACCCGCGAGCGGGCCCGGGCACCGGCGATCCCGGCCAGGGCGGTCAGTGCCACGGCCGCCCGGCGCCTGCGGGGCACCACGGAGCGGCGGTGCAGCACGCGGTAGTCGTCCTCGGCGATCGCGTCGAGGATTCCGCCGTACAGCGTGAAGGCCGTGCGCATACAGGGGCGTACCCGCCGGTCCAGCATGTCGAGTCCCGGTTCCGCTTCCCGGTAGACGCCGCGGGTGAGCTGCGCGGCCTCCTCGAACGCCGCCCTGATCCGCGGATCCGTGGCCCCGGAGTCCCGGCTCCACTGGAGGAGTTCACGGTCCACGCCGTGCGCGGCGAGCAGATCCTCGGGGAGATACACCCGGCCGCGGTCCAGGTCCTCCCCCACGTCCCGCAGGAAGTTGGTGAGCTGGAAGGCTACGCCGAGGGCGGCCGCGTGCGGCTCCGCCTCCGCGCGCGGTACGACGGTCCCGAGGACGGGCAGCATCTGGAGGCCGATCACGGCCGCCGAGCCGTGCATATAGGCGCGGAGGTCGGCGTAGGTCGGGTAGCGGGTGACATGGAGATCGCTGCGCATGGACGCCATGAAGTCGTGGAAGAGCACGGGGTCAATGGCGTAGCGGCGGGCGGTGTCCGCCACCGCCTGCACCACCGGCTCGTCGCTGCGACCGTCTCTCAGCCCGGCGTCCAGCTGCCGGTCCAGACGGGTGAGGGCGCTGTCCCTCTCTTCGGACGTGAGGCCTTCGGCGAGGTCGTCGACGATGTCGTCGGCCCAGCGGGCGAAGCCGTACAGCGCGTGCACGGCACTACGCCGGTCCACCGGCAGGAGCCGGGTGGCCAGGAAGTAGGTCTTGCCGTGCCGGGCGTTGAGGTGGCGGCACCGGGTGTAGGCGGAGCGCAGGCAGGCGTCGGTGATGCCTGCCGCGTCGAGTTCACGTGCGGTCATCGGCTGTGCCTTTCACCGGCTGGGCAGGGAGATGTCGGAGGTGTACGGGGAGACGCGGGTGACTCGCCGCGGCGCGCGGCCCTGTCCGGTGATACGGGCGGCGGCGAGCTTGCCGGAGATGAGGACGGTGGGGACGCCGACGCCCGGTGTCGTGCCACAGCCGGCGAGTACGGCGTTGTCGATGCCGCGGACGAGGTTCCGCGGCCGGAACGGGCCGGTCTGGGCGAAGGTGTGGGCCGCGGAGAAGGGCGTGCCGGCCGCGTGACCCTGCTCGGTCCAGTCGACCGGGGTGACCAGGCGTTCGTGTTCGACCGAGTCGCCGAATCCGTGCAGCCCGCGTCGCTCCAGCTCGGCGACCAGGCTGTCGCGGTAGCGGGGGGCTAGGTCGTGCCATTC is a genomic window containing:
- a CDS encoding DUF5914 domain-containing protein, with protein sequence MKDRTGRWRRCLPLTMRPRVSWEKQQPTWQAARPALIAGALKRAAARPSGNWYVIGASRDIGSGPRPFGRTVGGVEIVAWRSGTGELRAGPGACPHLGAPLRDSRVVCGTVVCHWHGLSLDGGPFAGWEPFPAYDDGVLAWVRLDALGGETPLDRPVVPRRPERGALDAVFTAVGRCEPEDVVANRLDPWHGSWFHPYSFVDLTVVSVPEGPEGGDGADTDDAFVVDVSFKVAGRLVVPVRAAFTAPEPRTVVMHITDGEGVGSVVETHATPLGTDDRGVPRTAVVEAVVAISDRPGFVGARAAAPALRPLMRWAAGRLWRDDLAYAERRRQLRSSGRFPG
- a CDS encoding phytoene/squalene synthase family protein yields the protein MTARELDAAGITDACLRSAYTRCRHLNARHGKTYFLATRLLPVDRRSAVHALYGFARWADDIVDDLAEGLTSEERDSALTRLDRQLDAGLRDGRSDEPVVQAVADTARRYAIDPVLFHDFMASMRSDLHVTRYPTYADLRAYMHGSAAVIGLQMLPVLGTVVPRAEAEPHAAALGVAFQLTNFLRDVGEDLDRGRVYLPEDLLAAHGVDRELLQWSRDSGATDPRIRAAFEEAAQLTRGVYREAEPGLDMLDRRVRPCMRTAFTLYGGILDAIAEDDYRVLHRRSVVPRRRRAAVALTALAGIAGARARSRVTRTPAGVRPRAGAPVTVSGPGADAGREERPR